The nucleotide sequence CTGGCTTATCATTTACTTATTGGTATTGAGGCAGGTTTACGGGAACAAGGAGATACACGTCAATGGTCAACGATTAAAAAGATTCTTTGCACACACACCAGAAGTACAATAATTTTACATGGAGAGGAAAACAAGATTTACAGTATCCGGTTATCCAGCCAGCCGGAACCAGAGCAACGGGATATCTATAAGAAACTTGGGATCAAGGACCCTCTGAAAAATAAACATACGGTTTTGCACCGCAGAATGTAGTACCTAATTTTTTCGATGGATCGAGGCTGCAAGGGGAGTTCGGGGTTTTGGAGGGGAAAGTTGGGTTAAGGCATTGCCCTCACCAAACAAGGAAGCAAAATGAACGTCCCCTTGCTTCAGGAAGCAAAATGCGCTAACGTCCCCTTGCTTCGCTAGCTTTTCAAGATCTCCAGCCGTTCGTTGACGGCCTCCATGGCTTTTTTAAGTTCGCCTTCTTTTGCTCTTTCCTTTTCAACTATCTCAGGGGCGGCTTTTTTCAGGAAGCTCTCGTTGTTCAGCTTGCCCTGTACCCGCTGGAGGTCCTTCCCGCTGGCCAGCAGATCCTTTTCCAGCCGGGCGATCTCTTTCTCAATATCGATCAAGCCTTCCAGGGGCATAAAGATCTCCACGCCTCTGGCGACCGCGTGGACGGCCCTGGCGGGTTTTTGATTCAAGTTTGAGGAAACTTCCACACGGCAGGCTGCAAGCTGTTCAAGATAGGAAGACCAGCTGCCGAGGAAATTCTTCGTATCTTGTGGCGCAAGCAGGATAATAGCGGCTTTTTTGCCCGGCGGGACGTTCATTTCACTTCTTAAGCGCCGGATCGAACGGGTAATCTCCATCAGGTCGAACATCCCCGACTCGGCGCCGGGATCCCGCAAGTTCTCTTCAAACTCCGGCCAGGAAGTTTTCATGATGGTTTCTCCCTGATGGGGCAGGCGCTGCCAGATGTCTTCAGTTATAAAAGGCATAAAGGGGTGCAGGAGTTCCAGTGTCCCTTTCAGGACCCTGACCAGCACGTGCTGGGCTGTCTGCCGCGCCGCGCTGTCTTTACCGTAAAGCCTTGATTTGCACAGCTCCACGTACCAGTCGCAGAATTCGTTCCAGGTGAACTCATAGATAATTCTGGCCGCTTCTCCCAGTTCGTAGTTTTCCAGGCAGGCCGTCACACTGGAAGCCGTGTCCTGAAAACGGCTTAAAATCCACCTGTCGGCCAGTGTATACGACTTATCCGACGGATTGGCGCCGGGATCGAAATCCTGTAAATTCATAATCACAAAACGTGAGGCGTTCCAGATCTTGTTGACGAAGTTGCGCGCCCCGTCAAGCCTCTCAAAATGGAAGCGCAGGTCGTTGCCCGGGGTGTTTCCGGTAACAAGCATGAAGCGCAGGCTGTCCGCGCCGTATTCTTCGATTACATCGATGGGGTCGACGCCGTTACCCAAAGACTTGCTCATTTTACGCCCCAGAGCGTCCATGACTAGCCCGTGGACAAAAACTTCGCGAAAGGGGACCTCGTTCATAAAGGCCAGCCCGCTGAAGATCATCCTGGCCACCCAGAAAAAGATAATATCCCTGCCCGTGACCATAACCGAAGTCGGGTAAAAGTATTTGAGATCTTCGGTCTGTTCCGGCCAGCCCAGAGTGGAAAAGGGCCAGAGGGCGGAAGAGAACCATGTGTCCAGCACGTCGGGGTCCTGTTCCAGGTCTTTGCTCCCGCAGCGCGGACAGCTTTCAGGATCTTCGGGCGCCGCAATTATATTGTCGCACTGCTGGCAGTACCAGACGGGAATCCTGTGCCCCCACCAGAGCTGCCTGGAGATGCACCAGTCCCGTATATTTTCCATCCAGTTCAAGTAAATTCTCGCAAAGCGCTCGGGAATATAAACGATTCTGTTTTCCCGGACGGCCTCAATGGCCGGTTTGGCCAGGGGCTCCATCTTCACAAACCACTGCCGGGAAAGCATCGGCTCGATAATCGTGTGGCAGCGATAGCAGTGGCCTACGGCATGTTCATGGTCCTCGATTTTGATCAGGTATCCCTGTTCGTCGAGGTCTTTGACAATGCGCTTGCGGCATTCCCAGCGGTCGATGCCCCGGTAAGCCGCTCCCGCGTCTTCCGTCATTGCCGCGTCGGGCCCGATCACCTGCGGCGAGTCCAGGTCGTGCCTTTTGCCGACCTCGAAGTCGTTGGGATCGTGGGCTGGAGTTATTTTGAGAGCACCGGTCCCAAACTCCCTGTCAACGTACTCGTCGGCGATCAAAGGCATTTCCCGGCCGACTAGGGGGAGGAGCAGCGTCTCCCCGACTATGCTTTTAAAGCGCTCGTCGTCGGGGTGGACCGCCACAGCCACGTCTCCAAGCATTGTTTCCGGACGCGTGGTGGCAATGATTACGCTTTTCCCGCCGCGCTTGGCGGGATATTTTATATAATACAGGTGTCCCGGCACCGGCAGGTGCTCCACCTCGATATCGGAAATAGTTGTATGGCATCTGGGGCACCAGTTGACTATATAGTAGCCGCGGTAAATCAAGCCCTGCTCATAAAGCCGGATGAAGACTTCCCTGACCGCCTTTGAGCAGCCCTCGTCCATGGTAAACCGTTCGCGGTCCCAGTCACAGGAAGATCCCAGCCTGCGTAGCTGCTGGGTGATGCGCCCGCCATATTTTTCTTTCCAGGCCCATACGCGGTCAAGGAATTTCTTCCTGCCCAGTTCAGTCCTGGACGTTCCCTCGCTGGTTAGTTGTTCCTCCACCTTGGCCTGGGTGGCTATGCCGGCATGGTCAGTGCCCGGCAGCCAGAGGGCGTTGTACCCCTGCATGCGGCGCCAGCGGGTTAGGATATCCTGTAAAGTGTTGTCCAGGGCATGTCCCATGTGCAGCTGCCCGGTTACGTTGGGCGGGGGCATGACAATGCAGAAGGGTTTCTTTTCTTGATCAATCCTGGCGTGAAAAAATTTATTTTCTTCCCAGAAGCGGTACCATTTCTTTTCGACCAGCCCGGGATCGTAAGTCGTGGCCATTTGTTCGGGCATTAAAAAATTCCTTCCCTTTCCGGATTTTATTCTATCGTCTAAAATATGTTATCCGTTTAGGATAAAAGTGTCAACTTTATTAGGACAAGTTATATCCTGAAAATAATCTTGTATTAGTAAGGTCAACTGCCTTCGTGCTCATTTTGCAAACCCAAAATCTCAGCTGGCTGATAAGAAAGCAAGGAGAACCGTCTCTTGCTTCATGAACTGGTCTTAACTCCTTTCTTGCCGCGAATCACTGCGACAAACAGCGCTAGAATGGGGATACCGAAATATATAAGAGAGCCGTAGTTCCACATCAGCTTTAAAAGGTCGACAATCACAGTCATACTGGGAAGTAAAAGGCCTATGGAGAAAATTATTATTCCCAGTGGAAGGACAAGCGGTTTTTGGTCTTTAATCCTGAATACTTTGCAGTAGATGCTTGTAAAAACATATAAGTTAATGCCTGCGGCAAGAATTGCGCTGATGCTCCATAGAAAAATATAGACTGACTCGAACCGATGAAAGAACGTTCCAAACTCGATCGCCCTGGTTAACGCCAGCACGGGAATAGTTTGTTCTTCTAGTACACTATTGGGAAAAGATAAATCTAAAACCAAAAAGCCGGCAATAAGAAGCAGCCCGGAAAAAAGAACGGCTGCCAGGCCCCCCTTTTTGAAACGCTCAATATCCTGGAGGGAATTGATAAATAACGCCAGAATCAGAATATCCCCGTAAGCGGTGCTCCTTCTTATGCCTATTATGGCAAGATGCTCAATTCCCCCGTCAAAGAGAGGAAAAAGATTGTAATATTTATACAGAGGCACAGCCAATATAAAAATACTTATAATACTGATTCCGTAAAGCCAGATGAAGGAGGAAACCGTTCTGGCAAGAGTCTCAAAACCATGGTAGATCATAATCAAAACCGGTACCAGGAAAAAAATAATGATCATGCTTGGGGGGGTAAGCGGATAGATATATACCTTGACCGCTTCTGAGAACTCACGTGTAAACATTACGGAATTAAAAAGAATTGCTGCAGCTAAAACAATGCTGATTACGCTCCCTGCTATTTTTCCAAAAACCGTTTCAAACACTGAAACGAGGTCCTGCCCGGGAAACTTTTTCATCAGCAGGAAAATGAACAGAAAGCCAACCAGGGCTGTAGAAACAGCAACTAATTGCTCAAGCCACATTGCCGGCCCGACCATTTCCGCCAAATCCCTGGGACTGGCGAAAAAAAGCTTGGCCGTAATAGCCATTAAAACAAGGCAGGTTGCCTCATAAACTCCAATCTTTCCCTCCCTGAGCAATCTCTTCACTCCTTTTCCCCGAAGGGCGATTCTCCTACGATCCATCCCCCGGAGATTTTTGGCTGTCATTTTATTAAGGGCATAAACAACCAATTTGAAATAAACAATCCGGTTTGAAAATAAAGTAAAATTATCTTACTAAAATTATGGCCAGGAGAGGCGCAGCCAGAGTCAGCGCCGCCAGAAGCAGTATGCCGGCTACTGCCGGCCAGTCGCCTTTGGTCCAACTGTATCTGGCAAACCCCAGCAGCCGGCCGATGGTGTAAAGGACCAGAAGATAACTAACATATCTCATTCCGCAGCCTCCTCCCTTACACTGACAAAGGGTGATTCCTTCAAAAGCATGCCGGTTCTTCGGATTATAAAGTCTACTTTAGTATTTACCTGCGCGGTGGGAAACTTTTCAGGCCAGTTATAGCTGTCCCATTCTTTTTCGGTAAAAAAGTGAGTTATGGCGCCCCTGCCAAAACCAAAGATATCCGAACGGAACTCATTCTGGCATTTGTCGACTAAGCTGTCCATTCTCTCCCTGATCTCTTTCTCAAAAGCTCTTTCCAAAACAGCCTTCTTCTCTTTTCCTTCATAGTGTACGTTGCTCTGCACGGCCAGAATCTCACCCTCCAGCCTCACCGTCAGATCTACAACAGGCCGGTCGCCTTTTACATTAACATTGATCTGGGGCCTTCTGGCCGGGCGCACGTCCAGCGCCACAATGCAATCTGGCGCTTCAGGGTCTTTGATTGTGAAGAAACCTCTTCGCAGATCGCCCGTCACCATACCCAGGGCTCTCGTTTCCTCACCGTCAAGGACGCCGACCATCTTCGGGCTGCGGAAGACGGCGGCGCCGAAGAAATCCCTCTTGACGCCTCCTTGACGGGGAACATCACCGGCAACGTACTCCCCGCCGCTGACCGACTCCTGACGCTGACCTTCCCCGGGCTGCTTTAATTTAAGCGGGTTGACTCCGCCCAGTATGGCCACCGGTTCTTCAATGTCTGATTCCAAGCCATTGTAAAAAT is from Desulfotomaculum sp. and encodes:
- a CDS encoding transposase gives rise to the protein LAYHLLIGIEAGLREQGDTRQWSTIKKILCTHTRSTIILHGEENKIYSIRLSSQPEPEQRDIYKKLGIKDPLKNKHTVLHRRM
- a CDS encoding valine--tRNA ligase, producing the protein MPEQMATTYDPGLVEKKWYRFWEENKFFHARIDQEKKPFCIVMPPPNVTGQLHMGHALDNTLQDILTRWRRMQGYNALWLPGTDHAGIATQAKVEEQLTSEGTSRTELGRKKFLDRVWAWKEKYGGRITQQLRRLGSSCDWDRERFTMDEGCSKAVREVFIRLYEQGLIYRGYYIVNWCPRCHTTISDIEVEHLPVPGHLYYIKYPAKRGGKSVIIATTRPETMLGDVAVAVHPDDERFKSIVGETLLLPLVGREMPLIADEYVDREFGTGALKITPAHDPNDFEVGKRHDLDSPQVIGPDAAMTEDAGAAYRGIDRWECRKRIVKDLDEQGYLIKIEDHEHAVGHCYRCHTIIEPMLSRQWFVKMEPLAKPAIEAVRENRIVYIPERFARIYLNWMENIRDWCISRQLWWGHRIPVWYCQQCDNIIAAPEDPESCPRCGSKDLEQDPDVLDTWFSSALWPFSTLGWPEQTEDLKYFYPTSVMVTGRDIIFFWVARMIFSGLAFMNEVPFREVFVHGLVMDALGRKMSKSLGNGVDPIDVIEEYGADSLRFMLVTGNTPGNDLRFHFERLDGARNFVNKIWNASRFVIMNLQDFDPGANPSDKSYTLADRWILSRFQDTASSVTACLENYELGEAARIIYEFTWNEFCDWYVELCKSRLYGKDSAARQTAQHVLVRVLKGTLELLHPFMPFITEDIWQRLPHQGETIMKTSWPEFEENLRDPGAESGMFDLMEITRSIRRLRSEMNVPPGKKAAIILLAPQDTKNFLGSWSSYLEQLAACRVEVSSNLNQKPARAVHAVARGVEIFMPLEGLIDIEKEIARLEKDLLASGKDLQRVQGKLNNESFLKKAAPEIVEKERAKEGELKKAMEAVNERLEILKS